A single Triticum dicoccoides isolate Atlit2015 ecotype Zavitan chromosome 2A, WEW_v2.0, whole genome shotgun sequence DNA region contains:
- the LOC119353525 gene encoding protein SSUH2 homolog, with protein MTMGAAREAGEEEESRRPLLPPSPSPAAEHQQQYQHLGRSSSSALRGGGGAEVSAAEVRSAASFSSSNYYPSAPNPHHDAVVYPPSIHSAVLSPSPSSAATPPHTHAQGLAIVPQGPYGGDYQPSQGVPRDVLDEVEIRHLLIEHVGHRCCWGSRPGRTWKITSIEDCNVYVGTLETFIEERDTILKKEPYNGGKIDGRDKGAVLGVWELDLRSEFPMLFVPEKEVMVKIPHSEVTEKCLDCEGRGEAPCPTCNAGQQHGFYKANQMTRCSVCHGRGLLAHQDGSDSVCGMCNGQGMLPCIACASRGLVTCQTCNGCGSLLAQSTAHVRWKTLTARKVSATTGAASVPDEVFHRAQGVQLCNIQAYQCTPAFFADSYPLNQFSSEIVASRLPVPPSARVISERHIISVVPVTRVTMSHRKRSFSFYVVGYGRDVFIRDYPSKFCWGLCRCFEWLGN; from the exons ATGACCATGGGGGCGGcgcgcgaggccggcgaggaggaggagtcgCGGCGCCCCCTTCTCCCACCCTCTCCGTCGCCAG CGGCGGAGCACCAGCAGCAGTACCAGCACCTGGGGCGGAGCAGCTCGTCGGCGCTGCGCGGGGGCGGGGGCGCGGAGGTCAGCGCCGCCGAGGTCAGGTccgccgcctccttctcctcctccaacTACTACCCCTCGGCGCCCAATCCTCACCACGACGCCGTCGTCTACCCTCCGTCGATCCACAGCGCCGTCctctccccgtccccgtcgtctgcTGCCACTCCTCCGCATACGCATG CGCAAGGTTTGGCGATTGTTCCTCAAGGGCCGTACGGTGGTGATTACCAGCCTTCTCAGGGCGTCCCGAG GGATGTACTGGATGAGGTGGAGATTCGGCATCTGCTAATTGAACATGTTGGACATCGATGTTGTTGGGGAAGCCGGCCTGGTCGCACATGGAAAATTACATCCATCGAGGACTGCAATGTATATGTTGGAACCTTGGAAACCTTTATCGAGGAAAGAGACACCATATTAAAGAAGGAACCCTACAATGGTGGGAAAATAGATGGAAGAGACAAGGGTGCTGTTCTTGGTGTGTGGGAACTAGATTTGAGGTCCGAGTTTCCAATGCTCTTTGTACCAGAGAAAGAAGTAATGGTCAAGATTCCTCATTCAGAAGTTACTGAAAAATGCTTAG ATTGCGAGGGTCGTGGAGAGGCACCATGTCCTACTTGCAATGCTGGTCAGCAGCACGGGTTTTACAAGGCAAATCAAATGACTCGGTGCAGTGTATGTCATGGCAGGGGTTTGCTCGCTCACCAAGATGGATCTGATTCAGT ATGTGGGATGTGCAATGGTCAAGGAATGTTGCCCTGCATAGCATGTGCATCCCGGGGCCTAGTGACATGCCAGACATGTAATGGCTGTGGTTCCCTTCTTGCACAAAGCACTGCTCATGTTCGATG GAAGACGCTTACAGCGAGAAAAGTTAGTGCAACAACAGGAGCTGCTTCGGTCCCTGATGAAGTTTTCCACAGAGCGCAAGGGGTGCAACTATGCAACATACAGGCATATCAATGCACTCCTGCTTTCTTTGCCGATTCATACCCACTCAACCAGTTCTCGTCGGAGATTGTCGCTAGCCGGCTGCCAGTTCCACCATCCGCAAGAGTCATTTCGGAGAGACACATCATCTCAGTCGTGCCCGTGACCCGTGTCACAATGTCTCACCGTAAACGGTCTTTTAGCTTCTACGTCGTCGGCTATGGCAGGGATGTTTTCATACGGGACTATCCTTCGAAATTTTGCTGGGGCCTTTGCCGTTGCTTCGAATGGTTGGGGAACTAG
- the LOC119353526 gene encoding uncharacterized protein LOC119353526: MERLGNALGTLAFTWATVVLLGGYASELHSDEDFMFATILIFLEAARMFSRDKNRLDYRLFFNTRGAFRPLGWSGLIIIACFCGILEIIWKKYLITSMMILMSLILVGLVRLLSEVSPRVWNQMRYAASVWSPLVAIILLAPSISEHKSMIKWAVFSVLLVAVLVATISNPRFTRISKLVGSVLGRKQEFWRNVIINVCMIAALGMLVYMLKDYKRYTMITIEVCALVIVSFGNLQIPAAVVRVILALIGLIPHDTNEPAYDESLVGQKNIKASLGIFYGMVLGQGTLYAMACVFEFFSFIPRRSLVRSGGFKGQWGMKSVNMYYAYASEKCMQGGVLAPKKINLSTFAMDSVNSDSSKNQFAGIRMMHNFLQSQPTKAQLLSKLATSTKTMARIIRMLDWTSPKDTAIRLYAAKVTAELANNLRAGTIPGTMQLVSALLDADRRLERGNPLLDTDDEHERRQDPVLNTEDSREVSDNQFQTQGQLRDTDILLETESRSTQEVGMNKQNSCVLRCWQHISEFWSIPKEQLRTDHDLLPALAMSIIESLAGVDQDNCVEISKAADLIPKIIRFTICRSDTMNTKAQQEILLKSSLKVLQRLTSIGGEPGITLRYKISKHPFLLSNLSGILGDDKSSQISRKLVAGILRNIAVDEKTRQEIGRFQTIITKLMQAFLYSEGTISTNDDHLSRKVAGQALAMLTIQSAQNCLVILKEPWFMKELKILIHDKRYIYVAASLLRNLCLHARSELRESDLKELSHTLREVLERILDADGAELEILIGLSSQICKVIPEDFTRELDAGQIKQRFAKRLVDTLKANMKPSAHSPGIRRVILEQVIHMMEYNSCYADCFNTFGMTDALSMVEQTPSKAENYRLFLGDEGFMEYSMPLSDLVARAKELMGFEF; this comes from the exons ATGGAGAGGCTGGGCAACGCGCTTGGCACACTGGCATTCACGTGGGCCACCGTCGTCCTGCTCGGCGGCTACGCCAGTGAACTCCACTCCGATGAAGATTTTATGTTCGCGACAATCTTAATTTTCTTAGAGGCCGCAAG GATGTTCAGCCGCGACAAGAACAGACTAGATTATCGACTGTTCTTTAATACCCGTGGAGCATTTAGGCCTCTTGGCTGGAGTGGACTGATTATAATTGCATGTTTTTGTGGTATTCTGGAAATCATCTGGAAGAAGTATCTGATCACTAGCATGATGATCTTAATGAGTCTAATACTAGTTGGACTTGTCCGATTATTGTCTGAGGTGTCACCAAGAGTATGGAATCAGATGCGTTATGCCGCATCAGTATGGAGCCCATTAGTTGCAATCATATTGCTAGCTCCCTCTATATCAGAACACAAATCAATGATTAAATGGGCAGTGTTTTCGGTACTACTTGTGGCAGTCCTCGTAGCAACAATAAGTAACCCACGCTTCACAAGAATCAGTAAACTAGTGGGCAGTGTTCTAGGCAGAAAACAAGAATTTTGGCGCAACGTCATTATAAACGTGTGCATGATTGCTGCTCTAGGTATGCTGGTGTACATGCTTAAGGATTATAAAAGATATACGATGATCACAATCGAAGTATGTGCACTAGTGATAGTGTCATTTGGCAACTTACAGATTCCAGCAGCAGTTGTGCGGGTCATTCTAGCATTAATTGGGCTTATACCACATGATACTAATGAGCCAGCATATGATGAAAGCTTGGTTGGCCAAAAAAACATTAAAGCGTCTCTAGGAATCTTCTATGGGATGGTGCTTGGACAAGGAACACTCTATGCTATGGCTTGCGTGTTTGAATTCTTTTCTTTCATCCCTCGAAGATCCCTCGTCCGCAGTGGTGGATTTAAAGGTCAGTGGGGAATGAAATCTGTCAATATGTATTACGCATATGCGTCAGAGAAATGCATGCAAGGGGGTGTGCTTGCTCCAAAGAAGATCAACCTCAGCACCTTTGCCATGGATTCTGTGAACTCGGATTCATCCAAGAATCAGTTCGCCGGGATACGAATGATGCACAACTTTCTGCAAAGTCAACCAACCAAGGCACAACTCCTTTCAAAACTCGCCACTTCTACCAAGACGATGGCCAGAATAATCAGAATGTTGGATTGGACAAGTCCAAAGGATACAGCTATCAGATTATATGCCGCAAAGGTCACTGCAGAGCTTGCAAATAACCTCCGTGCAGGCACTATCCCTGGTACAATGCAGCTTGTATCTGCACTTCTTGACGCTGATCGCAGACTGGAAAGAGGAAACCCACTCCTAGACACTGATGATGAACACGAGCGAAGACAAGATCCAGTTCTGAATACAGAAGATAGCAGAGAGGTGTCTGATAACCAATTCCAAACACAAGGTCAACTTCGGGACACTGATATCCTGCTGGAAACAGAAAGCAGATCAACCCAAGAAGTTGGCATGAACAAACAGAACTCGTGCGTGCTCAGATGCTGGCAGCATATTTCAGAATTCTGGTCAATACCCAAGGAACAGCTGCGGACAGACCACGATCTTCTACCGGCACTGGCCATGTCAATTATTGAAAGTCTTGCTGGTGTTGACCAGGACAACTGTGTGGAGATCAGCAAAGCAGCTGACCTCATCCCGAAGATCATAAGATTCACAATCTGCAGAAGTGACACGATGAATACCAAGGCACAACAAGAGATCCTGCTCAAATCATCACTGAAGGTGCTGCAAAGGCTCACAAGCATTGGCGGGGAACCCGGCATCACACTGCGGTACAAGATATCAAAACACCCCTTCCTATTGAGTAACCTCTCAGGTATCCTTGGAGACGACAAGAGCAGCCAGATATCGAGAAAGTTGGTGGCGGGAATCCTCAGAAACATTGCCGTTGATGAGAAAACAAGGCAGGAAATTGGTCGCTTCCAAACAATCATCACCAAGCTGATGCAGGCATTTCTCTACTCAGAAGGAACCATTAGTACCAATGATGATCACCTGTCACGGAAGGTCGCCGGGCAAGCATTGGCAATGCTGACAATACAAAGTGCCCAAAACTGTTTGGTTATATTGAAGGAGCCATGGTTCATGAAGGAACTCAAAATCTTGATCCATGATAAAAGGTACATATATGTGGCGGCAAGCCTGCTGCGTAATCTGTGCCTGCATGCTAGATCCGAGCTCAGAGAGTCAGACCTGAAGGAACTATCTCATACCTTGAGAGAG GTGTTGGAAAGAATACTGGACGCGGATGGGGCAGAACTAGAGATCCTGATTGGGCTTAGTTCACAGATATGTAAAGTTATTCCTGAAGACTTTACCCGAGAACTAGACGCTGGTCAGATTAAGCAGAGATTTGCCAAGAGGCTTGTCGACACACTAAAAGCAAACATGAAACCTAGTGCTCATAGTCCTGGGATCAGGAGAGTGATACTCGAGCAAGTCATACACATGATGGAGTATAATTCTTGCTATGCAGATTGCTTCAACACATTCGGGATGACAGATGCACTGTCAATGGTAGAACAAACACCATCAAAGGCTGAGAACTACAGGCTTTTCTTGGGCGATGAAGGATTCATGGAGTACAGCATGCCTCTCTCCGATCTTGTGGCAAGAGCAAAAGAACTTATGGGTTTTGAGTTTTGA